The Metabacillus schmidteae genome has a segment encoding these proteins:
- a CDS encoding SulP family inorganic anion transporter, with the protein MNSSTIKYQWFGNIKGDVLAGIVVALALIPEAIAFSIIAGVDPMIGLYASFCIAVTIAFVGGRPGMISAATGATALIMVTLVADYGLQYLLAATILTGILQIIMGVLKLGRLMKFVPRSVMTGFVNALAILIFTSQLTHFVGESWMMYAMVAGSLAIIYILPRFTKAVPSPLVAIIVITIIAIMTGSGVRTVGDMGELTQALPMFLLPDIPLTFETLQIIFPYSLSIAIVGLVESLLTAQIVDDMTDTTSDKNKEARGQGIANIVSAFFGGMAGCAMIGQSVINVKSGGRGRLSTLVAGVFLMVLIILLNDFVVQIPMAALVGVMMMVSIGTFDWSSIRSLHKVPVTDSLVMIATVLTVIMTHDLSKGVLVGILLSAIFFAAKISKVKVTSLSSDGAGKKIYRVSGQLFFASVTDFVDSFNFKENVKEVDLDLSQAHLWDDSAVGAIDKVVIKYHQNGVKVNLIGVNTESNQLLEKIAVHNKPGGLNKAANH; encoded by the coding sequence TTGAATTCAAGTACAATTAAATATCAGTGGTTTGGAAATATCAAAGGTGATGTGTTGGCAGGTATCGTAGTTGCCCTTGCATTAATACCTGAAGCGATTGCGTTTTCGATTATTGCTGGTGTAGATCCTATGATAGGATTGTATGCTTCATTTTGTATTGCGGTGACAATTGCTTTTGTTGGAGGACGTCCTGGAATGATTTCGGCTGCAACAGGTGCGACAGCTTTAATTATGGTCACGTTAGTTGCAGATTACGGACTTCAATATTTACTAGCAGCAACAATCTTAACGGGTATTCTTCAGATTATTATGGGTGTATTAAAATTAGGCAGATTAATGAAATTCGTACCCAGGTCTGTTATGACGGGATTTGTAAATGCTCTAGCAATACTTATCTTTACTTCTCAATTAACACATTTTGTTGGGGAATCATGGATGATGTATGCGATGGTGGCTGGTTCACTTGCTATTATCTACATTTTACCACGTTTTACTAAGGCGGTTCCATCACCATTAGTCGCAATTATTGTGATTACAATTATTGCTATCATGACAGGTAGTGGAGTTCGAACTGTAGGGGATATGGGTGAATTAACACAAGCATTGCCGATGTTTTTATTGCCGGATATTCCATTAACTTTTGAAACATTGCAAATTATCTTTCCTTATTCTTTGTCAATTGCCATTGTAGGCTTAGTTGAGTCTTTATTAACAGCGCAAATTGTTGATGATATGACAGATACAACAAGTGATAAGAATAAAGAAGCACGCGGCCAGGGGATTGCAAACATTGTATCTGCATTCTTTGGTGGAATGGCTGGATGTGCAATGATTGGTCAATCTGTTATCAATGTAAAATCGGGTGGTAGAGGTCGATTATCTACATTAGTAGCAGGTGTTTTCTTAATGGTATTAATTATATTATTGAATGACTTCGTTGTACAAATACCGATGGCTGCTCTTGTTGGTGTTATGATGATGGTTTCAATCGGTACATTTGATTGGTCTTCAATAAGATCTCTTCATAAAGTACCAGTAACAGACTCATTAGTTATGATCGCGACTGTTTTAACTGTAATTATGACTCATGATTTATCAAAAGGTGTTCTTGTCGGGATTTTATTAAGTGCTATCTTCTTTGCTGCCAAAATCTCAAAGGTAAAAGTAACAAGCTTATCTTCAGATGGAGCTGGTAAGAAGATTTATCGCGTGTCAGGTCAGTTATTTTTTGCTTCTGTTACAGACTTTGTTGACAGCTTTAACTTTAAAGAAAATGTGAAAGAAGTTGATCTGGATTTATCACAAGCGCATTTATGGGATGATTCAGCAGTAGGGGCTATAGATAAAGTTGTGATTAAATACCACCAAAATGGTGTGAAAGTGAACTTAATTGGTGTTAATACGGAAAGTAATCAATTACTGGAAAAAATTGCTGTCCACAATAAGCCGGGTGGCTTAAATAAAGCGGCTAATCATTAA
- a CDS encoding VOC family protein, whose translation MINKVGQIMLYVNNQDEAVDFWTEKVGFHVIAEEVNGEGMRWIELSPTKEAETSIILHNKEFISKMEPELNLGTPSLLFFSDNLDELHSELSNKGVTVGEIIDMPNGRVFNFADSEENYFAVLEK comes from the coding sequence TTGATTAACAAAGTAGGTCAAATTATGCTTTATGTTAACAACCAGGATGAGGCAGTGGATTTTTGGACGGAAAAAGTCGGGTTTCATGTAATTGCGGAGGAAGTTAACGGTGAAGGTATGCGATGGATTGAACTTTCCCCAACAAAGGAAGCAGAAACAAGTATCATTCTTCATAACAAGGAGTTTATCTCTAAAATGGAACCCGAGCTTAATCTCGGAACACCTTCTTTGTTATTTTTCTCAGACAATCTTGATGAATTACACAGTGAGCTTTCGAATAAGGGTGTTACAGTAGGTGAAATAATTGATATGCCAAATGGTCGGGTATTTAATTTTGCGGACAGTGAAGAAAATTATTTCGCGGTGCTTGAAAAGTAA
- a CDS encoding nucleobase:cation symporter-2 family protein — MESKNGGLKIFSLGLQHVLAMYAGAILVPLIVGRALNLTSEQLAYLVAIDLLTCGIATLLQAWKTKYFGIGLPAVLGCSFVAVTPMIAIGSQYGVSAIYGAIIVGGVFVLFFASFFGKIIKLFPPVVTGSVVTIIGLSLVPTGIRNMAGGTGSEDFGGMTNLFLSFGVLIAIVVMNRFFKGFAQALSVLIGIIAGTIVATIMGKVDYSEVADASWIHFPELFYFGVPTFELGPILTMIIVCLVIMIESTGVFLALSKICDQELKEKDFVRGYRAEGLAILLGGLFNAFPYNTFAQNVGLVQLSKVKTKNVVVAAGFILVALGLVPKIAALATIIPPAVLGGATVVMFGMVISSGIKMLGSVDFSDQHNLLVIACSISLGLGATVVPDLFAGLPQSLKIIVSDGIITGSLTAILLNLFFMIRKKTKPVSADGDQSVA, encoded by the coding sequence ATGGAGAGTAAAAATGGAGGCTTGAAGATTTTCTCCTTAGGACTACAACATGTTCTCGCGATGTATGCTGGAGCGATATTAGTTCCGCTCATTGTAGGTAGAGCACTGAATTTAACATCTGAGCAATTAGCTTATCTAGTTGCAATAGATCTCCTAACTTGTGGAATTGCAACTCTTTTACAAGCATGGAAGACAAAATACTTTGGAATCGGATTACCTGCTGTGTTAGGGTGTTCATTTGTAGCGGTAACTCCAATGATAGCGATAGGAAGTCAATATGGGGTTTCAGCTATTTATGGGGCGATTATTGTTGGAGGGGTGTTTGTCCTCTTTTTTGCTTCATTTTTTGGGAAGATCATTAAGCTTTTTCCACCGGTTGTCACAGGATCAGTTGTCACGATTATTGGTTTATCCTTAGTGCCTACTGGAATTCGTAATATGGCAGGGGGAACTGGAAGTGAGGACTTTGGCGGTATGACGAATTTGTTTCTGTCATTTGGAGTGCTGATTGCCATCGTCGTGATGAATCGGTTTTTTAAAGGGTTTGCCCAGGCTTTATCGGTATTAATTGGTATTATAGCAGGTACGATTGTTGCGACCATTATGGGGAAGGTTGATTATTCGGAAGTAGCGGATGCCTCGTGGATTCATTTTCCTGAGTTATTTTACTTTGGGGTCCCAACTTTTGAACTTGGACCAATTCTAACGATGATTATTGTATGTCTTGTCATCATGATTGAATCAACAGGTGTATTTTTAGCTTTAAGTAAAATTTGTGATCAAGAATTAAAAGAAAAGGATTTTGTTAGAGGATATCGAGCGGAAGGATTAGCGATTCTATTAGGTGGCTTGTTTAATGCATTTCCATACAATACCTTTGCGCAAAATGTTGGTCTTGTTCAGCTTTCAAAGGTGAAAACGAAGAATGTTGTTGTGGCTGCAGGTTTTATATTAGTTGCTTTAGGGCTTGTTCCAAAAATAGCGGCACTTGCCACGATTATTCCGCCGGCTGTATTAGGTGGTGCGACAGTTGTTATGTTCGGAATGGTGATATCTTCAGGGATTAAAATGCTTGGTTCTGTAGATTTCAGTGATCAACATAATTTGTTAGTGATTGCTTGTTCCATATCGTTAGGATTAGGTGCTACTGTTGTTCCTGACCTTTTTGCAGGTTTACCGCAGTCACTAAAAATCATTGTCAGCGACGGGATTATAACAGGAAGCTTAACAGCAATATTATTAAATTTATTTTTTATGATTCGTAAAAAAACAAAACCAGTTTCAGCTGATGGAGATCAATCGGTTGCTTAA
- the pucL gene encoding factor-independent urate hydroxylase, producing MVALKELNEVNRREFVEVLKGIFEHSPWVPKKAWTYRPFASLKDLLEKMIFVVKEATYEEKLALIQAHPNLGTRLEMSKTSVEEQAGAGLNQLTAEEFDRFSLLNKQYMEKFGFPFIMAVKGQKKTAIYESMQRRINHHEKEEFETALKEIEKIAYFRLEELLKNRGVNMVKERTVSYGKGDVFAYRTFLAPLTGVKQIPESDFAGRRNTVFGVNVKIEVGGQKMLPSFTEGDNSLVVATDSMKNFVQRHLGSYDGSTIEGFIQYVAEEFLKKYDHIDTIKIIGEEVPFEAATTASVNGLTQSDLVFKHSRNEKAVATIEMVRHGETITIVSQSSGVLDLQLIKVRGNSFVGFIRDEYTTLPEDSNRPLFIYLNIGWEYEDIEDSTGSAPHSYVSAEQVRDIATSIFHELETPSIQYLIYLIGCRVLERFPQLREVSFQSQNHTWDPVVENITNSEGKVYTEPRPPYGFQHFSVTKEDLENNKESNETMNISK from the coding sequence TTGGTTGCATTAAAGGAATTGAATGAAGTTAACCGACGTGAATTTGTTGAGGTGTTAAAGGGTATATTCGAGCATTCACCTTGGGTACCGAAAAAAGCATGGACCTACAGACCGTTTGCTTCATTAAAAGATCTACTTGAAAAAATGATATTCGTTGTAAAAGAAGCAACATATGAAGAAAAATTAGCATTAATTCAAGCTCATCCCAATTTGGGGACTCGTCTTGAGATGAGTAAGACATCAGTGGAGGAACAGGCAGGGGCAGGTTTAAATCAATTAACAGCAGAAGAGTTTGATCGATTTTCATTATTGAATAAACAGTACATGGAGAAGTTTGGTTTTCCGTTTATTATGGCTGTGAAGGGTCAGAAGAAGACAGCTATCTATGAATCTATGCAGCGAAGAATCAATCATCATGAGAAAGAAGAATTTGAAACGGCCTTAAAAGAGATTGAAAAGATTGCCTACTTTCGTTTGGAAGAACTATTAAAAAATAGGGGTGTAAATATGGTGAAAGAACGTACTGTCTCATATGGTAAAGGTGATGTTTTTGCTTATCGAACTTTCCTGGCTCCGTTAACTGGTGTGAAACAAATTCCTGAATCAGATTTTGCGGGTAGAAGAAATACTGTATTTGGAGTAAACGTAAAAATTGAAGTAGGGGGTCAAAAGATGTTGCCTTCATTTACTGAAGGAGATAACAGCCTTGTTGTTGCAACAGACTCTATGAAAAACTTTGTGCAAAGGCATTTAGGCAGTTATGATGGGTCAACAATTGAAGGGTTTATCCAATATGTTGCTGAAGAGTTTTTAAAGAAATATGATCATATTGATACAATTAAAATAATTGGTGAAGAGGTTCCATTTGAAGCGGCGACAACAGCTTCAGTGAATGGGTTAACACAAAGTGATCTAGTGTTTAAGCATTCGCGAAATGAAAAAGCAGTGGCAACAATTGAAATGGTTCGTCATGGTGAGACAATCACTATTGTAAGTCAAAGTAGTGGTGTCTTGGATTTACAATTGATTAAAGTTCGTGGAAATTCATTTGTTGGCTTTATTCGTGATGAATATACTACTTTACCGGAAGATAGTAATCGACCGCTCTTTATCTATTTAAATATTGGATGGGAGTATGAGGATATTGAAGATTCAACAGGATCTGCTCCACATAGCTATGTAAGTGCAGAGCAGGTTCGGGATATTGCTACATCTATATTCCATGAACTTGAAACACCTTCAATCCAATATTTGATCTATCTTATTGGTTGTCGTGTTCTGGAGAGATTTCCACAGCTTCGGGAAGTTAGCTTTCAATCACAAAATCATACGTGGGATCCTGTTGTTGAGAACATAACTAACTCAGAAGGAAAAGTGTATACTGAACCGCGTCCTCCTTATGGTTTTCAACATTTTTCTGTAACAAAAGAGGACCTTGAAAATAATAAAGAGAGTAACGAAACAATGAATATTTCTAAATAG
- the uraH gene encoding hydroxyisourate hydrolase translates to MIGLTTHVLDLTHGIPAADVVIQLLRLGDTGASLIKTGKTNGDGRLDEPLLSEKEMQNGEYELLFFIGDYFRGKELSLPEPAFLDKVSIRFGIAETNAHYHVPLLVSPWGYQVYRGS, encoded by the coding sequence ATGATAGGTCTGACGACACATGTATTGGATCTAACGCACGGTATACCTGCAGCTGATGTTGTTATTCAATTGTTGAGGTTAGGGGATACAGGCGCTTCTCTTATAAAAACAGGTAAAACGAATGGTGATGGTCGGTTGGATGAGCCGCTTCTATCTGAAAAAGAGATGCAAAATGGTGAATATGAGCTGTTGTTTTTTATAGGAGATTATTTCCGTGGAAAAGAACTATCTCTACCTGAACCTGCTTTTTTAGATAAAGTATCAATTCGTTTTGGTATAGCAGAAACAAATGCTCATTATCATGTGCCTTTATTAGTATCTCCTTGGGGATATCAGGTTTATAGAGGGAGCTAA
- a CDS encoding PucR family transcriptional regulator — translation MKLSELMNLPIFSGTSLVAGAQGLNREVNTVNMMDAPDIIHFLKQNELLVTTAFHFKDDLKSLLSLIEAMEKQGCSGLGIKTKRFLQEIPVEAINLANKLNLPLLELPVETSLGDIVNKSLSYILDIRTNELHQAMETHQQFTDQIMSGQGIQKIIDNVSTLTQLPVYLLNDHLIPMSITDRTSPLFSQLETLLYKGFSFHLSAKSLSTFTLLDEKQHTITLFPVYTHKQYHYLCILGFVPLTDRATILTIKQASNVIAFELMKEHALKQNKRRIQNEFFTNFVNGTFSTSDEIMSRGKEFGLKSGQRYICAVGEISEEDKKRFFLQYQSETEFIYDTIEFEIQNNHEKIHLFTMDQTFILLLELNSGWREIEQPFLSLLKRIQTKVSAHHQKDLSFGISMYAEELTQVTVSYKEAKDALYHGNMSGQKQFIELYQPKKVPEILRLVPYEQLKKFYDDTFQSFTDETKKDHQVLLHTLSVFLETHCQLSETAKRLYVHRNTVIYRLEKCEEIIGRSLKEPDETLRLRLAFRIKALIQGQLT, via the coding sequence ATGAAATTAAGTGAATTAATGAACTTACCCATTTTTTCCGGAACTAGTTTAGTTGCAGGTGCACAGGGGTTAAACCGCGAAGTGAATACTGTAAACATGATGGATGCTCCAGATATTATTCACTTTTTAAAACAAAACGAATTGCTCGTTACCACAGCTTTTCATTTTAAAGACGATCTTAAGTCGTTACTTTCTTTAATAGAAGCGATGGAAAAACAAGGTTGCTCAGGTCTAGGCATTAAAACAAAACGATTTTTACAAGAAATACCCGTAGAGGCTATCAACCTGGCAAATAAACTGAATTTACCTTTGTTAGAGCTCCCTGTTGAGACATCTTTAGGGGATATTGTAAATAAATCCCTTAGTTATATTCTTGATATCCGAACAAACGAACTACACCAAGCGATGGAAACTCATCAACAGTTTACAGATCAAATTATGAGCGGACAGGGAATCCAAAAAATCATCGACAACGTCTCTACCTTAACTCAATTGCCCGTCTACTTATTAAATGATCATTTGATACCAATGAGTATCACCGATCGCACTTCTCCATTATTTTCACAATTGGAGACACTTTTATATAAAGGATTTTCCTTTCATTTATCAGCAAAGTCGTTATCAACCTTTACGTTGTTAGATGAAAAGCAACACACTATAACTTTATTTCCTGTTTACACACACAAGCAATATCACTATCTTTGTATTTTAGGATTCGTCCCCTTAACAGACCGAGCAACCATTTTAACTATAAAACAAGCATCAAATGTTATAGCGTTTGAATTAATGAAGGAACATGCCTTAAAACAAAATAAGAGGCGCATCCAAAATGAATTTTTCACAAACTTTGTCAACGGTACCTTTTCTACTTCTGATGAGATTATGAGTCGCGGAAAAGAATTCGGTCTAAAAAGCGGCCAAAGATATATATGTGCAGTAGGAGAAATCAGCGAAGAAGATAAAAAAAGGTTCTTTTTGCAATATCAATCAGAAACAGAGTTTATTTATGACACGATTGAATTCGAGATTCAAAATAACCACGAAAAAATCCATCTCTTTACAATGGATCAAACATTCATTCTATTATTGGAGCTCAATTCGGGGTGGAGGGAAATCGAACAACCCTTTTTAAGTCTATTAAAACGAATTCAAACGAAAGTATCAGCACACCATCAAAAGGACCTCTCTTTCGGAATCAGCATGTATGCTGAAGAACTCACACAAGTAACTGTGTCATATAAAGAAGCAAAAGATGCTCTTTATCACGGTAACATGTCTGGCCAAAAACAGTTTATCGAGCTGTATCAGCCGAAGAAAGTACCTGAAATCCTTAGACTGGTCCCATATGAACAATTAAAGAAGTTCTATGATGATACATTTCAGTCATTTACAGATGAAACCAAAAAAGACCATCAAGTATTATTGCATACATTATCCGTTTTTCTCGAAACTCATTGTCAGCTATCAGAAACCGCTAAACGATTGTATGTTCACCGCAACACAGTTATTTACCGACTGGAAAAATGCGAGGAGATTATCGGAAGAAGCTTAAAAGAGCCTGATGAAACCCTTAGATTGCGTCTAGCATTTCGTATCAAAGCATTAATTCAAGGGCAGTTAACTTAA
- the allC gene encoding allantoate deiminase codes for MVENVEKSSALFEQIERMVEWLACFGRTERDGVTRLLYSKHWQNAQQGIDEYMKGIGLHTYYDDVGNLFGRLPGTEENTKTILTGSHIDTVRDGGKYDGAYGIIAGIIALQYLFKYHGSPKKTIEVVSLCEEEGSRFPLTYWGSGNITGVKNLNDIKGVNDSEGISFVKAMNDAGFGQGDYCNPKRNDLECFIEMHIEQGIVLEKEAKTIGVVSHIVGQRRYTITVDGESNHAGTTPMALRKDAMYAAAEMIQTLIEKGKNTSTELVVTVGQISLEPNISNVIPGKAIFSLDIRHSEEEVLNVFCHEIFHELKLIAFKHQTSITIDNWMNEKPVKMCESLNALSEVILKKDHIPYKKMTSGAGHDSQLFGRALPTLLLFVPSQNGISHSPLEFTRTEDLEEGIRTLIKVLYELAY; via the coding sequence TTGGTTGAAAATGTGGAAAAATCATCTGCCTTATTCGAGCAAATTGAAAGAATGGTCGAGTGGTTAGCGTGTTTTGGTAGAACTGAACGAGATGGTGTAACGAGATTACTATATTCAAAACATTGGCAGAATGCGCAACAAGGTATTGATGAATATATGAAGGGTATTGGCCTACACACATACTATGATGATGTAGGGAATTTATTCGGTAGGCTACCTGGAACAGAAGAAAATACAAAAACGATTCTGACGGGTTCACATATTGATACGGTGAGAGATGGTGGAAAGTATGATGGAGCATATGGGATTATTGCTGGTATTATTGCTCTACAGTATCTCTTTAAATATCATGGATCGCCGAAGAAGACTATTGAAGTTGTTTCTCTCTGTGAGGAAGAAGGAAGTCGCTTTCCTTTGACATACTGGGGGTCAGGTAATATTACCGGTGTAAAAAACCTGAACGATATCAAAGGTGTTAATGACTCGGAAGGTATAAGTTTCGTAAAAGCGATGAATGATGCCGGATTTGGTCAAGGTGACTACTGTAATCCGAAACGAAATGATCTTGAATGCTTCATTGAAATGCATATTGAACAGGGAATTGTATTAGAAAAAGAAGCTAAAACAATAGGTGTTGTTAGTCATATTGTTGGTCAACGCAGATACACAATCACAGTTGATGGCGAAAGTAATCATGCTGGAACAACTCCTATGGCATTGCGGAAGGATGCGATGTATGCAGCAGCGGAAATGATTCAAACGCTCATTGAAAAAGGTAAAAATACTTCAACTGAACTTGTTGTAACGGTTGGGCAAATAAGCTTAGAGCCTAATATATCGAATGTTATCCCTGGAAAAGCGATTTTTAGTCTTGACATAAGACATAGTGAAGAAGAAGTGTTGAATGTGTTTTGTCATGAAATCTTCCATGAGCTTAAATTAATTGCATTTAAGCATCAAACAAGCATAACAATCGATAATTGGATGAATGAAAAACCTGTAAAGATGTGTGAAAGCTTAAATGCATTATCTGAAGTGATCCTAAAAAAGGATCATATCCCATATAAAAAAATGACAAGTGGTGCTGGACATGATTCTCAACTATTTGGTCGGGCTTTACCAACGTTGCTATTATTTGTGCCTAGTCAAAATGGAATCAGTCACTCACCATTAGAGTTTACGAGAACAGAAGATTTAGAGGAAGGTATAAGAACGTTAATAAAAGTATTGTATGAATTAGCGTATTAG
- a CDS encoding pyridoxal-phosphate-dependent aminotransferase family protein — MNAPLRTIMTPGPVEVDPRVLRVMSTPILGQFDPAFTDMMNETMEMLREVFQTKNKWAFPIDGTSRSGIEAVLSSVIEPGDKVLIPIFGRFGHLLTEIAERNEAEIHTMHCEWGEVFDQQVIINEIKRVKPKVLAVVHGETSTGCMQPLDQIGPACRELDVLCIVDAVATIGGTDVKVDEWQLDAVIGGTQKCLSVPSGMAPITYNERIEKILSSRKRVEKGIATEDDHDSIGRPIRSNYFDLSQLQDYWGPRRLNHHTEATSMLYALREGVRIVLQEGLTTRFQRHKLHEKALIEGIKAMGLELFNDAAWKLPVVTCVQIPIGVDGESVRKMLLEQFGIEIASSFGPLHGKIWRIGTMGYSCRKENVLFVLSALEGVLIRHGAHLNLGKGLQAALDVYESVHVMTK, encoded by the coding sequence ATGAATGCTCCGTTAAGAACGATTATGACACCGGGACCAGTTGAGGTTGACCCAAGGGTGCTCCGTGTGATGAGCACACCAATTCTCGGACAATTTGATCCGGCTTTTACAGACATGATGAATGAAACGATGGAAATGCTTCGAGAGGTTTTTCAAACGAAAAATAAATGGGCATTTCCCATTGATGGAACATCACGTTCTGGGATTGAAGCGGTATTAAGTAGTGTGATTGAGCCTGGTGATAAAGTGTTAATTCCGATCTTTGGGAGGTTTGGGCATTTATTAACCGAAATTGCTGAGCGAAATGAAGCTGAAATCCATACGATGCATTGCGAATGGGGGGAGGTCTTCGATCAGCAAGTGATCATAAATGAGATAAAAAGAGTGAAGCCTAAGGTTCTCGCCGTTGTCCATGGAGAAACATCTACAGGATGTATGCAGCCTCTTGATCAAATTGGACCAGCTTGCCGTGAGTTGGATGTTCTATGTATTGTTGATGCTGTTGCGACAATTGGCGGTACTGATGTGAAAGTAGATGAATGGCAGCTTGATGCGGTGATTGGAGGTACCCAGAAATGTTTATCTGTTCCTTCGGGTATGGCGCCAATTACATATAATGAACGAATTGAAAAGATTCTTTCCTCAAGGAAAAGGGTGGAAAAAGGTATTGCGACAGAAGATGATCATGATAGTATCGGGCGGCCGATAAGAAGTAATTATTTTGATCTAAGTCAACTGCAGGATTATTGGGGACCTAGGCGGTTAAATCATCATACAGAAGCAACCTCTATGTTATATGCATTACGAGAAGGGGTAAGAATTGTTCTGCAGGAAGGATTGACAACGCGTTTTCAACGTCACAAGCTTCATGAAAAAGCCCTCATAGAAGGCATTAAAGCGATGGGGCTAGAATTGTTTAATGATGCTGCTTGGAAGCTTCCGGTAGTGACATGTGTTCAAATTCCAATAGGAGTTGACGGTGAATCTGTTCGGAAAATGCTCCTTGAACAATTTGGAATTGAAATTGCAAGTTCGTTCGGTCCTCTTCACGGAAAGATTTGGCGGATTGGGACGATGGGATATAGTTGCCGAAAAGAAAATGTATTGTTTGTTTTGTCAGCCCTTGAAGGTGTTTTAATACGTCATGGGGCACATTTGAACCTTGGGAAAGGACTGCAAGCTGCGCTGGATGTATACGAGTCTGTTCATGTAATGACAAAATAG
- a CDS encoding amidase translates to MQNHLNAFVEEEITFEPTGAGLLDGLEFAVKDVFSIEGYKSGAGNPDWLRTHHESLCHAPVIRMLLSQGAKLKGTTQTDELMYSLNGENAHYGTPVNPKAPNRIPGGSSSGSAVAVSAGISDFALGTDTGGSVRIPSSYCGIYGFRPSHGVVPVEGVIPLAKSFDTVGWMSKDSELLYRIGKALITDQEEKGLFKQVFFCKEAWGLLDERCEGELLTAASVIKEMSQREWITLSESGLDLWSSAFRILQGLEIWEEHGDWIRKENPVFGPGIHERFRWTSSLNPQESLEQEKLRMQIRKSLSTLQKEDGVIVIPTAPGPAPLLNLQGEKAEQYRAKTMQLSCIAGLAGLPQVTLPLAEVDGLPIGLSIIANHHQDLNLLKWVNDIIGGRGE, encoded by the coding sequence ATGCAAAATCACTTAAATGCGTTTGTTGAGGAAGAAATTACATTTGAACCAACAGGAGCAGGTCTGTTGGATGGTTTGGAGTTTGCGGTAAAGGATGTCTTTTCTATAGAAGGTTATAAAAGTGGAGCAGGAAACCCGGATTGGCTTAGAACCCATCATGAATCATTATGTCATGCACCTGTTATTAGAATGCTGCTTAGTCAAGGGGCGAAATTGAAAGGGACAACACAAACAGATGAATTGATGTACAGCTTAAATGGAGAAAATGCTCATTATGGAACACCTGTTAATCCGAAGGCTCCAAATCGTATTCCGGGAGGCTCTTCAAGTGGATCGGCTGTTGCTGTCTCAGCTGGAATAAGTGACTTTGCTTTAGGTACTGATACGGGTGGTTCAGTAAGAATACCTTCATCCTATTGTGGGATTTATGGATTCCGCCCTTCACATGGTGTAGTTCCTGTTGAAGGTGTCATACCCTTGGCGAAAAGTTTTGATACAGTCGGATGGATGTCAAAGGATTCAGAGTTATTGTACCGAATTGGAAAGGCTTTAATTACTGATCAAGAAGAAAAAGGTCTTTTTAAACAGGTGTTTTTTTGTAAGGAAGCATGGGGATTATTAGATGAACGATGTGAAGGGGAATTATTAACTGCTGCATCTGTAATCAAAGAAATGTCTCAGCGTGAATGGATTACATTATCAGAGAGTGGACTTGATTTATGGTCGAGTGCATTTCGTATTTTGCAAGGATTAGAGATTTGGGAGGAACATGGTGATTGGATACGAAAAGAAAATCCTGTCTTTGGTCCAGGAATACATGAAAGATTCCGGTGGACGAGTTCGTTGAATCCTCAGGAAAGCTTAGAACAAGAGAAGCTTCGAATGCAAATTCGAAAATCCCTTTCAACTCTTCAGAAAGAAGATGGGGTCATTGTCATCCCGACAGCACCGGGACCAGCACCATTGTTGAATTTGCAAGGTGAAAAAGCAGAGCAGTATCGTGCGAAAACGATGCAGCTCTCTTGTATAGCTGGTTTAGCGGGATTACCACAAGTAACACTTCCTCTTGCTGAAGTAGATGGTTTACCGATAGGATTATCAATTATTGCAAATCATCACCAAGATCTAAACTTATTAAAATGGGTAAACGATATTATTGGAGGGAGAGGGGAATGA